From Struthio camelus isolate bStrCam1 chromosome 7, bStrCam1.hap1, whole genome shotgun sequence, a single genomic window includes:
- the LOC104138164 gene encoding solute carrier family 2, facilitated glucose transporter member 9, with the protein MSGHLTFPLLSVTLLVSFGSSMLYGYSLAVVNAPAVPIKAFYNATWSWRHGHGLAPGPLTLLYSLTVSVFALGGLLGSILVGVLVARYGRNGTLGRSALLVLLAGASMGFSRDLSSPEMVIFGRSIMGLHSGICLSVVPLYLGEIAPKSLRGFLGLVPSIFICLGVFSAQVLGLPELLGKDRYWPLFLSVVVVPASLQLLLLRCFPESPRYLLVERNNVHGATKALRWFLDTTDVQDEIEEMREEQRSLSSVETVSVWQLLRDRSVRWQTLSVVVVNAGMQLSGIDAIWFYTNTIFESAGIPAPHIPYATVGTGAIEILAGLVGCVTIEKLGRRPLVLAGFCSMGVCSAGITVSLLLQAALPGMRYVAVACVVGIIAGFCMGPAGVPFLMTAELFTQSHRPAAYIVGGSLNWLSNFTVGFVFPFLQMSAGAFCYLFFCGVCLLVALYVYLIVPETKNKTFLEISQIFATRRSFRSPPAHLVGMMKLSGYGSLENSSPEGLGPHLP; encoded by the exons ATGTCTGGG CACCTCACCTTCCCGCTGCTGTCGGTCACTCTCCTGGTGTCCTTTGGCTCCTCCATGCTCTACGGCTACAGCCTGGCTGTGGTGAACGCGCCGGCAGTG CCCATTAAGGCTTTCTACAACGCCACGTGGTCCTGGCGGCACGGGCACGGGCTGGCCCCCGGCCCCCTCACCCTCCTCTACTCCCTGACCGTCTCCGTCTTCGCCCTGGGTGGGCTACTGGGCTCCATACTGGTCGGGGTGCTAGTGGCGCGCTACGGCAG AAACGGCACGCTGGGCCGCAGCGCTCTCCTCGTCCTCCTGGCCGGTGCCTCCATGGGCTTCAGCCGGGACCTGAGCTCCCCCGAGATGGTGATTTTCGGCCGCTCCATCATGGGGCTCCACTCAG GCATCTGTCTCAGCGTGGTGCCCCTGTACCTCGGAGAAATCGCCCCCAAGAGCCTGCGAGGTTTCCTTGGCCTTGTGCCCAGCATCTTCATCTGCCTGGGGGTTTTCTCAGCGCAGGTCCTGGGGCTCCCGGAGCTGCTGGGCAAG GACAGGTACTGGCCCCTTTTCCTGTCTGTGGTGGTCGTTCCTGcctccctccagctcctgctgctgcgcTGCTTCCCTGAGAGCCCGCGGTACCTGTTGGTAGAGAGGAACAACGTCCATGGTGCCACCAAGG CGCTGCGCTGGTTCCTGGACACCACCGACGTGCAGGATGAGATCGAGGAGATGAGGGAGGAGCAGCGGTCGCTCTCTTCCGTGGAGACGGTCTCCGTCTGGCAGCTGCTCCGGGACCGCTCCGTCCGCTGGCAAACCCTCTCCGTGGTGGTGGTGAACGCTGGCATGCAGCTCTCGGGGATCGATGCC ATCTGGTTTTACACCAACACCATCTTTGAGAGCGCTGGCATCCCGGCGCCCCACATCCCCTACGCCACCGTGGGCACCGGAGCCATTGAAATCCTGGCGGGGCTGGTCGGG TGCGTCACCATCGAGAAGCTGGGCCGGCGGCCCCTGGTCCTCGCGGGCTTCTGCTCCATGGGCGTCTGCTCGGCAGGCATCACCgtctccctgctgctgcag GCAGCCCTGCCTGGGATGCGCTATGTTGCCGTTGCCTGCGTGGTCGGCATCATCGCCGGCTTCTGCATGGGACCAG CCGGCGTCCCCTTCCTCATGACGGCCGAGCTCTTCACACAGTCGCACCGCCCAGCCGCCTACATCGTCGGGGGGTCCCTCAACTGGCTCTCCAACTTCACCGTCGGCTTCGTCTTCCCCTTCTTGCAG ATGTCAGCTGGTGCCTTCTGCTACCTGTTTTTCTGTGGTGTCTGCCTGCTGGTGGCCCTCTATGTCTACCTCATCGTCCCTGAGACCAAGAACAAAACCTTCCTGGAGATCAGCCAGATCTTCGCCACCCGCCGCTCCTTCCGGtctcccccagcccacctcgtTGGGATGATGAAGCTCAGTGGCTATGGGTCTCTGGAGAACAGCTCACCAGAGGGTCTGGGCCCCCATCTGCCCTGA